The Eublepharis macularius isolate TG4126 chromosome 7, MPM_Emac_v1.0, whole genome shotgun sequence sequence ACTGGGCCAGgcagaagggaagggagagaaagacactgcagactcaCTGGAGAGGGAAATATCAGGTCACAACTTCATGGATTACAGATTCTTCAGGTCTTGGTGCAGCATGAATGAGGAACAATAGGTGCTGTTGGGGATAACTGTGGAAAAAGAACTAGTGTGGCCAACATGCTAGCTGTCATGCACTTGCTCCCAAAGCCCCTTACGAGGATATGCAGGGAGCCCATCTCGGGATAACTCTGTACTGAATTCCCCAACCTAATGACTAAATGTCCACCAGCCAATAGTGGCAATTGTTGAACATGCAGATATGTAAGTGTTTTTGCTATGAAGGAGGTGAAAAACCCAGCCTTGGTAAAATTACTTCCCAGTCCTGTTTATCAATGTCTACCCTGTAGATACGCCAAACACTGTTATTGATATAGGAATCAGAATAAGAAAATTTGAATGGGTTTTTGCAGTCAGAGTGTACCAAGTGCCTGGCCAGCCACTACCTTCCCTCCTCTTTCAAAGTACAGTGTGGACTGAAGAGAAATGGTCTTCTTTCTGATCCACTTGGCtgctcccactcccaccccccacagcccatGAGAAGGGTGAGGCCATGGCCAGCTGCATAAGGCTCTCCAGACAAGAGCCCGTGCAAGGTGCAACCACCCCATGTCCTCTTTCACCCTCTGGTTTCTGCCTACAAAATGAGTGCTCCTGCTTAAGGCAGGGAGCTGTAATTTTTGCAGCTGAAGAATGGAAACAAATCTGTTTAGAGATTCATCCCTTAAATTACATGTAGTCAACTTGTGTTAAGACAGACTAACTTTTGCACATACTTAAGTGtaacattaaagaaaaaaagtgctaacctgactgttttttttttaaatcaaacacTACCCATGTTAGTGTAGTTACTGTGCCTCTAAACGGAGAAATTCTGACACTGGCTGTTATTAAATCAACTTTAGATTGAAACTCAGTCTTGAAAATACTTTTTGTAGCAAACTGTTAAGTCTAAGGATAATATATagtggtattttggggggggtATTAAAATACTGTAGACAAGCTTGTATTGgcagcagttttttttttttaaaatcccaaatcACTTAGTCAAGTGTCTTGTTCCCAGTATTGGCCAGGTGGGTAGTTCTAAGGTTGTATTCAGACATAACATTTAGATGATACTGGCGACAAGCCAGGTTCATGCACAGACTTGCATGCATGCCTTACTCctgcttcctcccccttcctgttTTGCATGGAACACAATGAAGGAATTCTGATTTTAAAGAAACTCCGGTTACTTGCAACTTGTAAGTGTAGGATCTGAGGTTGATTGTAGCTAGTGTTCTTCCGTGATATACTGGAGTTCTAAACTTGGGTGAAAGGTGGTTTTGAATCCTGGCTTGTGGGGAAGTTGAGGGTGGGGCTAGCTTGCATTCATACATTGGGATAACAATAGTTGGTCTAAAATTGGGTTTTCTTCATTGTAATCTAGGTGAGAAAGAAGGGTAAAGAAACAGGAGCAAGGTGTGATCCAAGCAACAAGCTTGAGTTTGTGCTTAATATTGACTTAATGTGATATCTGACTGCAGCCTCcagcatctggtattcagaggtaggctgcctctgaatatgaagaTTCCATTCAGTTTTCTTGACCAATAGACATGTGGCTTGTGGTAACTCAGTTTTCCCCTTGGGGGTCTTGAGTACAGAAATTTAATAATAGAAACCCCAAAACCTGAATCAGTGAAAATAATTAGCTAAACTATCTTTGCCATCTATGCAAACTTATGGGAAAGACTAGTGCTTGGTAGATGGAAAAGAGCCACTTATTTTCAGTGCAGTCTTCTTTGTAGATTTGTTGATTTCAGATGCAATTACAGTTTATTTTCCAAATGTTAGATGGATAAATTCCCAGTTTGTATTTGAGATCAAAGATGGATAACGCTAAACTTCATCTCTAATTATGGCTTGTATAACTCTTATGCACAGTGTGCTTTCTTTAGCTCACAACAGAACACACATTGTCATTGGGGCATCTGAACTTAGAAAGGCCATATTGTATGTATTCATAATGTTTCGTACTCTCTTGCTATCAGCATCACTTTACAATGGATTTGATATCTTAAGCCTAGTTTTATACATGGCTCTTACTGTTTCTTGTTGTGATCTGTGTTTGACTATCTATGACTTCTTTCCTGCTTCAGATTTCAGCCCCTTCCTTTAATCTGTTGGTTTAAATGTTCCAACTTAATATTGTGGCATAATACTAATTGTATTAGTAGTATACAATATTGTAGTATAATACTAGGGAGTTGGGTGATATGAAGTGGACTGGAAGACAATTAGAGCGATGCTGGAAGAAGACTCGGGACAAACCGGAGCGTGTCATAGCACCCACTTGCAGGCCTATGAGATAGCAATGATGGCGGTGAAGAAGACTCTCTTCTCTGCGACTATTGTATCTGCAGAATCTTGTCCCGCTCAGTTGTTTAAAGTGTTTCATGACTTGGTAAAACACTTAAGTCTGACCTTGCCAGTTACGAAAATTTGGCCCTACTAGCTGTCATGTTTTTGTGACAAAATCTTTCTCATCCCTTCCGACTTAAGAGGCTAAGTTGAGAGCAGATCAGATACCTCAGGGGTCAGAAGTTCCTGCTTGTCCTTTAGTTATGGATAGTTTTAGATCGGCCCTGCCTTTGTGATGCTGACAGCGTCCTTGGGAGTGGCAGGGCCACCACTTGTGCTCTGGCCCTGTGCCCATcctgtttttaaaatcttgccaGGAAAAGATATTGGAGCCTTGAGAAGAGGCAGTTTATTGgacctctgctttaaaaaaaaaccccttcactGGCTAGAGATGAGGTAGCCAATTATAGGCCAGTTTCCAATTCACCTTTTCTAGGGAAAGGAATGGAGCATATAGTGGTGGAGCAGCTCCAGGGCTTCCTAGAGGACACATCTGCTCTTGACCCATTCCAGTTTTGTTTCTGCCCTGGATTTGGGACCAAGACGGCTTTAATGCACTGGTGGATGGTTTTCACTTAAAGCTGGAAAGGGGGCAGTCTTCCCTGTTGATTCTGTTAGATGTTTTGGTGGCCTTTGAAACAGTTGACCACTCCATTTTTATCCACTGGCTTGAATATGGAGTTAGTGTTAAGGGCAAAGCCCTTTGGTGATTTTGCTCTTTTCTGTCTGACCGAGCACAAAGAGTCTTCATTGGAGATACGGAATCCACTGGGTGGGATTTGTTTTGTGGAGTGCCACAGAGTTCTGTTTTCTAACccatgcttttgtgtgtgtgtgtgtgtgtgtgtgtgtgtgtgtgtgtgtgtgtgtaaagcatggttgagagaatatatatatatataatatatattataaattatattataaataaataaaagcatagGTGAgagaaatatatataaatatatagatgAGGCCACTGATGAGATTGTCCAGACCTTTGGGGCTGGATGCCattaatatgcaaatgacactgagctctatatttcattatccaGACCTCCAGATGTGTCCATTTTTGTTCTAAATTGATGCTTTGAGGCTGCAGTCAGGTGGCTAAGCACAACAAACTGAAGATGAATCCAGACAAGGCAGAGGTAAAGCTGATTGAGAAGGCTGATACTTTAGAGGGACTGGATCTGCTCCTAGATAAAGTGAAGTTGTCTTTCTCCAAGCAGGTCAACAGCTTGGGGTACTCATGTCATGAACCCTGTCTTgctcttttaaaaatcaagttgGCATGGTAGTCTAGAGCACCTTTTATCAGCTGCATCTGGAACACTAACCCTCTTGCTGCCTAaattcagctgatctggccatgctgattCCTCTCGTCTTATGGAGATGGTTTTTACATTGTTtggtgctgaattttttttaaaaagaacatgtcACATTAGGACCTGTGCTATTATCATTATATTATTAAATATACTGAGCTATTATTAAATATTTACTTCCCCCCTCAAAGGattcaaggcagcaaacaaattCCATGTGACAAAATATAAAAAACCCACTTAAAATAACGTCAATACAAATATAAGCCTGGCAGTCATTGCTTTTTTACTATGAAAATGATGTCCTTTGTAAGATAATAGTTTTGCACACTTTCTAAAGACGATTAACAAAAATGCTCTTCAAATCTCCAGTAGATCATTCTAAGAAATTGTCTAGTGACTGTGAAAAGCCTAAGGGCTGTGGAAGAATGGACAACTATGTGGAAAGCGTACCATTATCAAGCCCTGACTTGGattaggtgagcctgatctcatcagatctcagaagctaagcaggattggccttggttagtatattggatgggagacctccaatgaagaccaaggttgcagaggcaatggcaaaccaccgtgccagtctgttgccatgaaaaccctgccaagggttgccaaaagtcagctgtaacttgagggcactctccactacacCACCCTCATCAGAGGAGAGTAACTGATACAAAAGTTCATAAAGAAATATGCAGTCTTTtagatatataaatcgaatgttgttgttgttatatgtggaTTCCAGATTGTAAAAGGCTTTGAATGTATGAACAATGTTAAATTGAGTCTGGAAGCAAATACCGATATCTTGTCTGGATTCCTGTCTTTGTTGCTATGAACAGTTCATGTAGGGAGGAGTCCTTTGTGGGTAATAGTTTACAGCATTACAGCAGTGATGATCAGCCAGTACTCTAGGGGACCACTCTATTTTCCAGGTATTAGTCGAAACACTGTTTCCTTGTACATTTTCAAGTTGGTATGGTGTTTCCTAGAAGTAAAGACACAACCAGGTTTGAGTAGCATGTTCTCTGATAATACGAGGCTGTTGCCTGGGGAAGGAGCATTGTGCATGACTACTTCCTGAAAGATCCCCTCTGTGGGACAATCGGCTGTGCTTGTTACCTTTCCAGAACGAAGAGAGGGCAGCACAATCAAGTTTACATAAAAGGCACATGGAGTCTCATTCATTGCATCTTTTCTCCGTAAGTGAAACTGTTGGCGAATCATTAAACCATGTTTAAAAGTTACTAGGGCAACTGGAGATTGGGCACAGTTACTCCCATTAGTTAGATCTGATTTGTGGTCATCCCTGCTCTACATCACCGTTAAAAACTGGTTAAAGATATGATAAAggttaaaatgatttaaaaaggggaaaaatgCTACCAGAAGTAGTTATGTCAGCTGAGAATCATGTGCTTTTACAACACAGGAGCATTTGTAGCGTTGAAAGATCGTCTTTTTTGTGGTAACCCTTGTAGAGTCTTCCCAAGAAATCTTGCCGTTCCTGTGAATATTAAAGTAAAGCCAGATTAGAAAGAGAGGCTGTGTTCGAAGTCTATGGCCATTTCTATTACTGAGAAACTCTGTGTTAGACAGGCCAAACTATGGCTGTCACAGGCAAGAAAATTAATAGAAAGCTGTGAAAAGGGACAGGGACTTAGCCACTCTCATTTCCCTTACACTGGAATCAAGGGAACCTGGGAGGAATAGTGGTATCCATGGTAGGACCAGTTGCAAGTGATTTCAGGCAAGGTTGTGTGATGAAGCTGTGCCAGAGAAGGAGCAGCAGAGCGGAAGAATGGGGAAGTGAACCTGTTCAGATGGGTGTCGTTGGGTGTGTGATTCTCTCattgcattctttttaaaaacaataaactgCATTGGTTAAAATCTGGACCATGGGGCAGGGATGCCAAATTCACTGTGTTACCAGTGTTAGAAATGTGTACTCTTGCAAGTTAAAATTCAGTGTGGTGTCTAATATGGAAGCTGCTAAGTAATGCAGTTTCATGGAATATATTCATATATCAACAGCCCACAGAAGCATTGCTGCTATGGAAATCTTATGTAACAAATATTTTATGGGCATGAATGGCATGCTGCCAAAAAAGCTCTTCTAGTTCTCCACATAAGTATTATGTGTGTTTGCTATTTGTTAACAAAGAGTTCTTGTAACATGACATCACCCTGAGTCTTTTAGCCGTATTCTATTCTGAATTGTGGGATAGTTCAGTGATGTACATTTTTTCTTAAAAGTAGACTTTCATGCTGCACACTGCCATTGTAAATGACATAGTTGTATTGTAATAACAACCATTACAGTAGAACATAAATATGAAACTGctttacaactttttaaaaagtagccttTTATGGTAGTTCAGTTCTGATGCATGAGAACACATGTAATTTTAAGGATTAAAAGATATTTTTATATATTCTTACTTAGCCAGTGTGTTTGATTTCCAGCAGTTTGATggaatcattcattcatttattaaatgTCTAGCCCTCCTTCCCTGCAATAGgctttaaaattacaataaaacacaATCAGTTTAGTTTTGAGCCCCTACACTTTTCAGTTTTGCATGGAAAACCACTTTCATATAGGAAGAAAGCACGTAACTTGGCTGTCAAATGTTGCATGTAAATGGAATAAACAAATTATTAGTAATTGCAAAACTGCTGTCTTGTTAATATTATGAATAGCATTGAACTGTGGTCAGATTTCAGAAAAATCCCTACTGTGCACAAAATGCTTTATGGCATTATGCACCTTGGTATCTTATTTGATGGTTGTATCTCCAGTTGCCTCATCTCTAGCATACTAGCTCTCAGGGTAGAAGTATACAGGGTTCTTGTCTCTGTCCCTCCTCCCCCATCATTGTCATAATGACCCTGTttggcagagagggagagggggggagagagaggagagagagagattggcccaGTGAGCTTgaatggcagactggggatttggatctagaatttatttatttacttaatttatactctgcctttgtcCCAAACACACTCCTTTCCTCAAGTTTCTCCTTACAACAactccgtgaggtaggttaggttgagggtgtgtgactggccaaagatcacacagcaagcttccatgacagagttgaAATTCAAATTTAGGTTTCCCCAATCCTAACCTGaccctaatcactacaccacactagctctctgTAGGCCTATAGTTATGTAAAATTAGTATCCGACTAACATTCAGACACAGCATTCCCTCAGCCCTGCTGCTCTCTTCATTTTGAAATCCTCACTCCAGTTCACCTATGCTCTCATGTGCCAGAGGTGCTTTTTCTACTGTCTAATCATACTGAGTCTGTAGCAAGGAACGTTTGTGAAATTAGATCTCCCATAGCAGCCTGCGGAGTCATATAGTTGTTATGGCTCTGGATTGTAGTCAAGTATTGGATCTTGATTTTTGTACTTTATAATATCTTTGTGTTTTTGAGAAGTATTCAGTTGCTTCAATTTGtcctatatttttgtttttctatttccCAGTCCTTAGCAAGTACAAAAATTaatttccaaatatttattttgaatttagaaaaaaaaaatttaCTTGATTGTAAGATGTCCCATTTTTGTGTTGATTTTGTATCCAGTAGTGCATCTGAACATCTGCATGTAAATTGGTATACTTTCCCAAGCTTTGAAGGAAAACACTTTCAAATACATTTGACATAAATCATTTCACTTTGAATAGAAAGCAGGCGTGTGAGAAGTGGATAAAGAATGGATAAATATTCTTGAAAAATTCCTCCCAATAATTATCAGGTGTTTTGCATTGCAGCTGAATTTTCCACATTTAGTGACCTGCTCCGTTGCATTGGCATTGTCAGATTTCACTCTTAGAACTTGCTCAGTATTCCACTTACAAAGCATAGGCCCTTACATAGTTCCTTCAATTTCTCCCCCTAAGTGGGGCGTGTATgtgtgtatgcagggctttttttcagggagaacgcggggggaacggagttccgacacctcttgaaaatggtcacatggctggtggccccgccccctgatctccagacagaggggagtttaaattgccctccgtgccactggagcggtgtggagggcaatctaaactcccctctgtctggagatcagggggcggggacaccggccatgtgaccattttcgctgagggcaatttaaactttaaaaaactccccccttgttccagctaacccaatgtgacgtcactgtgcagtcctgagttccaccgctgagtcccaccacctcttttcccagaaaaaaagccccgtgtgTATGGATTGAGGAAGACAGATAATAATTTAAACAAGGCCTTGACAAAAAATTTTCAGCCCTAGAAGATCGTCCTCAAACTTAAGAAGCTAGACTCATTTTTCAGTCTTTAGGTGTTCATTTTTTAATAATCATATTACTAGTATTGTTCCCATGAAACATAATCCTAACCTCTTCACATATCCAGCCTTTTGTACTTCTACTTAGAACTGCTACAGTAATTTCACCACCGTGAAATTTCCAGGAGCCATGGCAACCTGGCCCCTGGGATTTGTCAAACCCTGGTTTAAACGAACCCCTACCGTGTTAAAGGGAAGGGGATGAGTGTAAAGGTAGGCTTAAGGCTGCGGTATGAAGGACTGTAAAAGGTCTCTGGCTAGTCTTATTAATATTGGTAGTATATACTTCCATCTAGCAAAATTAGTTCATAGACAAGAGATGAACTTCTTTGAGCAACCTACTGTTTTGAAGTTGAGGAAGAGATTAAGTCTGGAAGTAAATAATTATAATGAAAAGATGCTATTCCCCTATAGCTTTTGGTTTTAgtgttatatatttaaaaatattccaGCAAACTCTGTCATCGCCACCACCCTAAGCTGACGGGACTTACTGTAACCTGCCTGTGTGGGACTTTTAAGTCCCTGTTTCTCAGTCTTGAAATATTGTTAGGTTACCATTAAGTCCTTCTTCCAAATACACAGAATAGTTATAGGAATCTGTATTTTAGATATAAGCAAATATATCTTGAAACTGAACTTATTCCAAACTCACTACATAGGAACACTATTCAAAATTTCTGTGGTCTAGATCCTGGTATAAACAAACTTGATGTTTTCAACTCTAAAGCACCTTAGACTGATAGAGTTGGATTCTGTGGCTGGTGTTTGCAATCTTGGGAGACGGacccggggtggggggtggggtggaccattccctctctgctcctgggATTCTGTGCCATTGAAATCCAAAACTTTGATAGAAGATGTTCAGATTGAATCCTCAGGAGCAGAAGGGGATCAAGGCTGTGCAGGGAAGAATGGTGTGAATCTGCTCATCCTTAGTTGTGAGGTAAGTTGGTCATTGAAATTAATGCTGAAAATACCAAAGGCATAAGAAAGCGAATGGCTGCTAATTCAGAAATACTAGAAATACGAACTTGGGAGGAATGTCAGTTTGGAATTTTTTATTTGGCATTGTGCCTTTTTTGTACATTTCTAGGAAAAGGATAATGACAAAAGGTTAAGGAGGCTTCCTCCCATAACAGCGCTGATGGGTTAAACTCTTTTAAAATTAGCAGAAATAGGTCCTTTTTGTATGCaggccctctccccccccccccgcccccttttaGTAAACGTCACTTAATCCTCAGATCAGCTTCTTTATATCTCAGGATTTGAACTCTGATTTACTTGGTCTTAGGGAATGCTGTAGGATTGAGGCCATAATACCCAACAGTCCTTTTTTGAACTTGCATTTACGTGGTTTTACTAGTAAGATCATGTTTTTCTCAGAAGAACACAATTTGGTTATCTATTCAGCTCTTAGTTCAGAAACTTGaggtatgatttttaaaaaatggttaacTTTTAGTTGCATTTCACACTAAAAATATTTAGGAAACAATAGAAGGGACATCTGAAATTTGATCTCAGTTTTTATAGATGATCATGAGTCTTATCAGACTCTTATGTTGTCCTCCAGTATTTGAGAATTTAAGTCTTGTTTCTACTCTATTAAAAGTCTAAAGGAGGAATTGGTCGTCCATTTGTGCTACATCCTATAAACAGCTTCTCCTGACAAGGAATCTGAAAAGGAAGACCTGTAGTGCGTCTTTATTACCCGGGTTAAAATGTTGTACTTTCTTTTGGAGGGTGGAAGTATAAAAGTATTTCTAGTTCTGACCACTGCTGCTTGACTCGGAAAAGTCTGTATAGAACTTCAGATTGCAATCAAGTGTGCAGCTGGACTAGCCTTTTCATGGAGTTGCAGAGGATATACTTAGGAAACTTTCCAGTGAATGTAGTATACATACAGTTAGCCATTCAAGTGAACTCTAGTATAAGCAAAGTACCTTGAGGATGGGACTGactctctcctctcttctctcAGTATGTCTTAAGAGTATTTTTCAGAAGTAGAAAATCAGAATGACATTTTTCAAATGTAATAGCAGTCTATGAATGTGAAAGAGCCTGTGGGATTCCTTTCTAACTAATTCTCTGGAAGTGAAAACCATTCATTAGTAAGCTCCGTGTGTGACGGAGAAGGTATGGAGGGAGCGGCTTATTCATCTAGCAGCAAAGTATGGTTTGCTATTACAGGTTTTGTAGATTCTTGAAGGCTGTTGAATTGGACCCTATTTCACACAACAGGCcatttttgaacaaattataACTGACGCGGTTTTGCCTTGTAAGCTTTAACTAAAAGGCAGGATAACTATTCCTTCACTCATTCTAGCTGCACTTGCTTAATGCATGAAAAAATAGTCAGAAAGGACAGAAATAACTTGCAGAATTTGGGTTCTGCATACACGCTTGGTCAGTAATTGGTGGGATGTGTAAAGGGGTGACGTAAGTGGATTAAGCAGAGTCACATTTTATCAAAATGAATTTGTAAGCCTAAGTAAATGGTCCATATATAGAGACTCTTAAAATACAGCGCCATTCATTCCTAGCATGTGATGTTCAGAAGTATATTTCCTCTAAAAAGGGCCGTACCATCACCACTGGTGGGTGCTTTCATAGGCAGAGCTGGGGGGAATAAGGAGGTGCAGCTTTGGGTTGATAGAACTGAGACAAGGTTTGAATGAGAGGGGCTTGAGTACAAGTGGGGGTTGTAGCACCCCACTTTTGAAGGCACCGACCGTCTGCTTTGAATGTATGAGCAGGTTCCTTGGCCATAGTTCTAGGTCCGTGTTAgtagcagttttttaaaattattttcctgACATAGTGCCTCTTGCTTGAGCCCACATGCTGTATCTAAAAATCCATGAGATTTAAAAAGCAGAATAATGATTTAGTGCACTTGCTGCTGAAAGAGAAGTTTGCAAAAGACTGGTGGTGTCTGCATGTGCCTAGCATCTTCCAGAGCTTGCTTCCATTTATTACACTGTTGCAATGCACTAACAATATTCATTTCTGTTTTTAGGAAACTATTGAAAGATGGTGGATCGCTTGGCAAACAGTGAAGCAAATACCAGGCGAATAAGCATAGTGGAGAACTGTTTTGGAGCCGCTGGGCAGCCTCTGACTATTCCTGGTCGTGTTCTGATAGGTGAAGGCGTACTAACAAAGCTGTGTAGGAAGAAACCAAAAGCAAGACAGTTCTTCTTATTCAATGATATTCTTGTGTACGGTAACATCGTCATTCAGAAGAAAAAATACAACAAGCAGCACATTATTCCTTTGGAAAATGTAACTATTGAATCCATCCAAGATGAAGGGGATCTGCGGAATGGGTGGCTTATCAAGACCCCAACAAAATCTTTTGCAGTGTATGCTGCCACTGCTACAGAAAAATCTGAGTGGATGAACCACATAAATAAATGTGTTTCTGATTTGATTTCCAAAAGTGGGAAGACTCCCAGTAATGAACATGCAGCTGTC is a genomic window containing:
- the PLEKHF2 gene encoding pleckstrin homology domain-containing family F member 2, encoding MVDRLANSEANTRRISIVENCFGAAGQPLTIPGRVLIGEGVLTKLCRKKPKARQFFLFNDILVYGNIVIQKKKYNKQHIIPLENVTIESIQDEGDLRNGWLIKTPTKSFAVYAATATEKSEWMNHINKCVSDLISKSGKTPSNEHAAVWVPDSEATVCMRCQKAKFTPVNRRHHCRKCGFVVCGPCSEKRFLLPSQSSKPVRICDFCYDLLSTGEMPTCQPMRSDSYSRSPKPPLNDISDDDEDDDSSD